Proteins from a genomic interval of Schistosoma mansoni strain Puerto Rico chromosome 6, complete genome:
- a CDS encoding dopey-related codes for MDDLDLPKDAKYKSFIAQVDKSLKSFEYSTEWADLISALGRLIKVIQSNTKCGYVPRSFVIGKRLAQCLHPALPAGVHCKALECYDVIFRTIGPERVAYDLYVYGPGLFALLEPSAMTVKSPLFDIYEEHLLPLGKLLHPSFLGLLKGLLPGLEPGAEFSERGNRMLEMFSSSVGSAFFYTCLWELLIRCPSIRQYGISFILNHLNKRKLLNNQSYIYGLDKNILVSLKKWFKSLCCLFGDSVLLVQRDALDFILLALPIHFYSKITPTTECNPFQFITSQSLTVKDFAKLCTASLSILLRRDASLNRRLFVWLKGGQSVEGMVMDSLDNQVGVSQSMTWADIVMDKVGDKDVLALNGKRESNSQRYFKLYSQIILTEAVRRLIHNPTCLPVPYQLNENHLNFSTKSTFGSDLSALVIERSISERPFRILVGLIDHPDIGHGLLDNLLLDIMWYTYESYSKLHWQTTCSMMNSIQMQKSSHRDFTLTISNLVNRPSLCDKQLPSNMINLIKDYVFIRDSVKSSSLLDREDSIPSNDSNIKKLSTQNSNHHHHHPTITTNNNVVDEFLRTSHLFFSNISSEFLWKFIENQFTKLLNVSPTVTVNTMIGSIECSDWQQSSLKLSFNQWCSVIHFLLNCLPMDMYPNVRSHYLPHLITHLTNCLVEKLRVNYDLHYHDHQSLLSKEGSFSEYKLTSLEWASIINCLDTIVHHIREKLVAIIQNSWCGVKVWVVIVSYDPLSRPLHSLACGFDLVFYSD; via the exons ATGGATGATTTGGATTTACCAAAAGATGCAAAATACAAAAGCTTTATTGCACAAGTTGATAAGTCCCTCAAAAGTTTTGAATACTCTACGGAATGGGCTGACCTTATATCTGCTCTAGGACGGCTGATTAAA GTCATTCAGTCAAATACAAAATGTGGTTACGTTCCTCGAAGCTTTGTTATTGGTAAACGTCTCGCACAATGTCTTCATCCTGCTCTACCGGCTGGTGTTCATTGCAAAGCATTAGAATGTTACGATGTAATTTTCCGCACTATTGGACCTGAACGTGTCGCCTATGATTTGTATGTTTATGGTCCAGGCTTGTTTGCACTACTCGAACCGTCTGCTATGACGGTTAAATCACCGCTGTTTGATATTTATGAAGAACACTTGCTTCCTCTTGGAAAATTGCTTCATCCATCATTTTTAGGATTATTAAAG GGCTTGCTACCAGGTTTGGAACCAGGAGCAGAATTCTCTGAACGTGGAAATCGAATGTTAGAAATGTTCAGTTCCTCTGTGGGATCTGCATTCTTTTATACGTGTTTGTGGGAG cTTCTCATTCGATGTCCATCTATTCGACAATAtggaatttcatttattcttaatcatttaaataaacgtaaattattaaataatcaaaGTTATATTTATGGTTTAGATAAAAATATTCTTGTAAGTTTAAAaaaatggttta AGAGTTTATGTTGTCTGTTCGGTGACAGTGTTCTACTGGTACAACGTGATGCTCTAGATTTTATTCTGTTAGCATTACCAATACATTTTTATTCGAAAATAACGCCGACAACAGAATGTAATCCATTTCAGTTTATTACTAGCCAATCGTTAACAGTGAAAGATTTTGCTAAGTTATGCACAGCTTCATTGTCTATTTTACTACGCCGTGATGCATCTTTAAATCGTCGTTTATTTGTCTGGCTCAAAGGTGGTCAGTCAGTTGAAGGAATGGTTATGGATAGTTTAGATAACCAAGTAGGTGTTAGCCAATCAATGACATGGGCAGACATAGTCATGGATAAAGTGGGTGATAAAGATGTTTTG GCTTTAAATGGTAAACGTGAAAGTAATAGTCAACGTTATTTTAAGCTATACTCACAAATAATTCTTACAGAAGCTGTTCGTCGATTAATCCATAATCCTACTTGTTTACCTGTTCCATATCAGTTGAATGAAAATCATTTGAACTTTTCTACTAAATCTACATTCGGATCGGATTTATCTGCATTAG ttATAGAACGAAGTATTTCAGAACGTCCATTTCGTATTTTAGTCGGTCTAATTGATCATCCAGATATAGGTCATGGTCTTTTAGATAATTTACTATTAgatataatgtggtatacataTGAAAGTTATTCTAAATTACATTGGCAAACTACATGTTCTATGATGAATTCAATTCAGATGCAAAAATCATCACATCGTGATTTCACATTAACGATATCCAATTTAGTAAATCGACCAAGTTTATGTGATAAACAATTACCAAGTAATATGATCAATTTAATTAAAGATTATGTTTTCATTCGTGATAGTGTAAAATCATCTAGTTTAC tcGATAGAGAAGATTCAATACCATCAAATGATTCAAATATCAAGAAGCTTTCAACACAAAAttctaatcatcatcatcatcatccaactATTACTACGAATAATAATGTTGTTGATGAATTCTTACGTACATCTCACTTGTTTTTCAGTAATATAAGTAGTGAATTTTTATggaaatttattgaaaatcaatttaCTAAACTATTGAATGTATCACCGACAGTAACAGTCAATACAATGATCGGATCCATTGAATGCAGTGATTGGCAACAATCATCATTGAAATTATCATTCAATCAATGGTGTTCTGTTATACATTTCTTATTGAATTGTTTACCAATGGATATGTATCCTAATGTTCGTAGTCATTATCTACCACATTTAATTACTCATTTAACGAATTGCTTAGTTGAAAAACTTCGAGTTAATTATGATTTACACTATCATGATCATCAATCTTTATTATCAAAAGAAGGAAGTTTTTCAGAGTATAAATTAACATCTTTAGAATGGGCGAGTATAATCAATTGTTTAGATACGATTGTACATCATATACGTGAG AAATTGGTAGCTATCATTCAAAATAGTTGGTGTGGTGTTAAAGTCTGGGTAGTTATCGTTTCTTATGATCCTCTCAGTAGACCGTTACATTCATTAGCTTGTGGTTTTGATTTGGTATTCTATTCCGACTAA